DNA sequence from the Halococcus salsus genome:
CGCTGACAGTCGTGGACCGGATCCACGACCAGGGCGGGCTCGCGGTGCTCTCGCACCCGTTCGATTCGCTCCGGCAGTACTACGACCGCGACCTCGACGACCTCGCGGCGGCCGTCGACGGGGTCGAGGTCGAGAACTCGCGGTGTGTTCGGGAATCGTTCAACCGGCAGGCGCGCGCGTACGCGACCCACCACGGACTGGCGATGACGGGCGGGAGCGACGGCCACTTCCCACGGGAGGTCGGGCGGGCGTACACGGCGGTCGAGGGGTCGCTCGTGGACGCGATCCGCGAGGGCTCGACCACGCCGCGTGGGCGCGGTCGGTACGCATCGGGCCACGTTCTCACGAAGGTCCAGCAGGCGCGACGGCTGATCGGGG
Encoded proteins:
- a CDS encoding PHP domain-containing protein; the encoded protein is MKRYDLQVHTDASPCSATPPEEVAAAAADAGLDGIVVTDHDTLANVDRVRAAAPEGLDVIPGVEVTTTQGHLLGIDVAEAPPQTEPLTVVDRIHDQGGLAVLSHPFDSLRQYYDRDLDDLAAAVDGVEVENSRCVRESFNRQARAYATHHGLAMTGGSDGHFPREVGRAYTAVEGSLVDAIREGSTTPRGRGRYASGHVLTKVQQARRLIGGATP